In Haloimpatiens massiliensis, the following are encoded in one genomic region:
- a CDS encoding ribonuclease Z: MLNVSLLGTGGTMPLPGRNLTALLCKCKGSMILIDCGEGTQVALKQLGWGIKNIDVICLTHYHPDHIVGLPGFLSTLGNSERREKVTIMGPEGLHKIMEAVMVIVPYLPYDIEILEIPIGGLDKFSIGKYSIKSVYLEHSVPCVGYSIEVKRGRKFDPDKAKELNIPVEHWNTLQKGGSIVLNGRKIEGNKVLGDERKGIKISYCTDTRPIDRIKELCYKSDLFICEGMYGSDDYLEKALGNKHMLFSEAAEIAKSSEINEMWLTHFSPSLNEPEKYLNDVRDIFENTIIGKDLLQKELKFI; this comes from the coding sequence ATGCTAAATGTTTCATTATTGGGCACAGGTGGAACTATGCCTCTTCCAGGGAGAAATTTAACGGCTCTTTTGTGTAAGTGTAAAGGCAGTATGATTTTAATAGATTGTGGAGAAGGAACCCAGGTGGCTCTTAAACAATTGGGATGGGGAATTAAAAATATAGATGTTATTTGTTTAACTCATTATCATCCAGACCATATAGTAGGGCTTCCAGGGTTTTTATCCACATTGGGCAATAGTGAGAGAAGGGAAAAGGTTACTATAATGGGGCCAGAAGGATTACATAAGATTATGGAAGCAGTAATGGTTATAGTACCGTATCTACCATATGATATAGAAATTTTAGAAATACCTATAGGAGGATTAGATAAATTTTCCATAGGTAAGTATTCCATAAAATCTGTGTATTTAGAACATAGTGTTCCTTGTGTTGGGTATTCTATAGAAGTAAAAAGAGGAAGAAAATTTGATCCAGATAAAGCTAAAGAGCTGAATATACCAGTAGAACATTGGAATACACTACAAAAGGGAGGCAGCATAGTTTTAAATGGTAGAAAAATAGAAGGAAATAAAGTCTTGGGAGATGAGAGAAAGGGAATAAAAATAAGTTATTGTACAGACACAAGACCAATAGATAGAATTAAAGAACTTTGCTATAAATCTGATCTATTTATATGTGAAGGTATGTATGGCAGTGATGATTATTTGGAAAAGGCGTTGGGAAACAAGCATATGCTTTTTAGTGAAGCAGCAGAAATAGCTAAGAGTTCAGAAATAAATGAAATGTGGCTTACGCACTTTAGCCCTTCACTAAATGAACCTGAAAAGTATTTAAATGATGTAAGAGATATTTTTGAAAATACTATAATTGGTAAGGATTTATTGCAAAAGGAATTAAAGTTTATATAA
- a CDS encoding DUF4883 family protein yields the protein MKNTIKSFLFCLLVVLSFTLAACNYIKLNHEKTRDDYYFSELANSISLSNKYKITILDTNFYKVKELKEEDISTILNFMNSLDKKYFIKKPLRLPEKPQYKMFFNLDEDKFVINVYNEQYISVFPWDGEYPMDYIDMTKMYKGYNLYNFCKYLLPNDME from the coding sequence ATGAAGAATACTATTAAATCTTTTCTCTTTTGTTTATTAGTAGTACTTTCATTTACATTAGCTGCATGTAATTATATAAAACTCAATCATGAAAAAACCAGAGATGATTACTATTTTTCTGAACTTGCAAACAGCATATCTTTAAGCAATAAATATAAAATAACCATTCTAGATACTAATTTTTATAAAGTTAAAGAATTAAAAGAAGAAGATATAAGTACTATACTAAATTTTATGAATTCCCTAGATAAAAAGTATTTCATAAAGAAACCTTTAAGACTTCCTGAAAAACCACAGTATAAAATGTTTTTTAATTTAGATGAAGATAAATTTGTTATAAATGTGTATAACGAACAATATATTTCAGTATTTCCTTGGGATGGAGAATATCCAATGGACTATATAGACATGACTAAAATGTACAAAGGGTATAATTTATATAATTTTTGCAAATATTTACTCCCTAATGACATGGAATGA
- the asd gene encoding aspartate-semialdehyde dehydrogenase → MNKKLRVGILGATGFVGQRLVTLLHDHPFFEISILAASKNSKGKSYYDAIKNRWKLEDEIPQKVKDITVRDLHDIDKIKDQVDLVFCAVNMSKDEIRELEEAYAKAEIPVISNNSAHRGTSDVPVIIPEINPEHLEIIYDQKKRLGTKKGFIVAKPNCSIQSYVPAINALMKFNPTKILVSTYQAISGSGKIFSDWPEIMDNVIPFIGGEEEKSELEPLKLWGHIEGNKIINSTAPIISAQCIRVPVSDGHLATVSVSFEHKPSKEEIIKLWKEYKGEPQLLDLPNAPKQFLTYFEEDNRPQTKLDRNLEKGMGISIGRLREDNLFQYKFVCLSHNTLRGAAGGSVLTAELLKSKGFLD, encoded by the coding sequence ATGAATAAAAAATTAAGAGTGGGCATACTTGGTGCCACAGGATTTGTAGGTCAAAGACTTGTAACACTTTTACATGATCATCCTTTTTTTGAAATATCCATTTTAGCTGCAAGCAAAAATTCAAAAGGAAAAAGTTATTACGATGCTATAAAAAATAGATGGAAGTTAGAAGATGAAATCCCCCAAAAGGTTAAAGACATAACAGTAAGAGATTTACATGATATTGATAAAATTAAAGACCAGGTGGATTTGGTATTCTGTGCTGTAAATATGTCAAAGGATGAAATTAGAGAATTAGAAGAGGCTTATGCAAAAGCAGAAATACCTGTAATTTCAAACAATTCTGCTCATAGAGGAACCTCTGATGTGCCTGTTATAATTCCAGAAATAAATCCAGAGCATCTAGAAATAATATACGATCAAAAGAAACGTCTAGGCACTAAGAAAGGCTTTATAGTGGCTAAACCAAATTGTTCTATACAAAGCTATGTACCTGCTATAAATGCCCTTATGAAATTTAATCCAACTAAAATATTAGTTTCTACTTATCAAGCTATATCAGGCAGTGGAAAAATATTTTCAGATTGGCCAGAGATAATGGACAATGTTATTCCTTTTATAGGCGGTGAGGAAGAAAAAAGTGAATTGGAACCATTAAAATTATGGGGACATATTGAAGGTAATAAGATAATTAATTCCACTGCACCTATAATTTCTGCTCAATGCATAAGAGTTCCAGTTTCTGATGGTCATTTAGCTACTGTCTCTGTATCTTTTGAGCATAAACCTTCAAAGGAAGAAATTATAAAACTCTGGAAAGAATATAAGGGTGAGCCTCAACTTCTAGATTTGCCAAATGCCCCAAAACAATTTCTAACTTATTTTGAGGAAGATAATAGACCTCAAACTAAGTTAGATAGAAATTTAGAAAAAGGCATGGGCATAAGTATTGGAAGATTAAGAGAAGATAACTTATTCCAATATAAATTTGTTTGTCTTTCTCACAACACCCTAAGAGGCGCTGCTGGAGGTTCTGTGCTTACTGCTGAACTTCTTAAATCAAAAGGATTTTTAGACTAA
- a CDS encoding acyl-CoA dehydratase activase, translated as MYHLGIDVGSVSTDIVMLDENMEIIEKIYLRTKGRPIRAIQQGFNMLKDKYGNEEIKSVGTTGSGRTIAGFLVGADSVKNEITAHAVAALELDKGVRTILEIGGQDSKIIILKDGIVTDFAMNTVCAAGTGSFLDRQAERLEIPIERFGEYALKSKTPVRIAGRCAVFAESDMTHKQQLGYDPSDIIMGLCEALVRNYLNNVGKGKEIESKIFFQGGVAANIGMKEAFERALQKEVVIPPYYDVMGSIGAAIIGKETLNKKKTKTNFKGFNIADSKVVSESFQCKGCANRCEVVKILENDKEIGCFGDMCGKWTERLVV; from the coding sequence ATGTATCATTTAGGTATAGATGTAGGGTCTGTAAGTACGGACATAGTTATGCTAGATGAAAATATGGAGATTATTGAAAAAATATATTTAAGAACAAAAGGAAGGCCTATAAGGGCTATTCAGCAAGGATTTAATATGCTTAAGGACAAATATGGAAATGAGGAAATTAAATCCGTAGGAACCACAGGTAGTGGTAGAACCATAGCGGGGTTTTTAGTAGGAGCAGATTCAGTTAAAAATGAAATAACTGCTCATGCAGTAGCAGCATTAGAATTGGATAAAGGAGTAAGAACAATTTTAGAAATAGGTGGTCAGGACTCTAAAATAATAATTTTAAAAGATGGTATAGTTACTGATTTTGCAATGAATACTGTATGCGCGGCAGGTACTGGTTCTTTTTTAGATAGACAGGCAGAGAGATTAGAGATACCTATAGAGAGATTTGGAGAATATGCCTTAAAGTCTAAAACACCCGTGAGAATAGCTGGAAGATGTGCTGTTTTTGCAGAATCTGATATGACACATAAGCAGCAACTAGGTTATGATCCTTCAGATATAATAATGGGATTATGTGAGGCATTGGTTAGAAATTATCTTAATAATGTAGGAAAGGGAAAAGAAATAGAATCCAAGATATTTTTTCAAGGAGGAGTGGCAGCAAATATAGGCATGAAGGAAGCCTTTGAGAGAGCTTTGCAGAAGGAAGTTGTTATACCTCCATATTATGATGTAATGGGTTCTATAGGAGCTGCAATTATAGGAAAAGAAACTTTAAACAAGAAAAAAACTAAAACAAATTTTAAAGGATTTAATATAGCAGATAGTAAGGTGGTATCTGAAAGCTTTCAGTGTAAGGGTTGTGCAAATAGGTGTGAAGTGGTTAAAATTTTAGAAAATGATAAGGAAATAGGTTGTTTTGGAGATATGTGCGGAAAATGGACTGAAAGATTAGTAGTGTAG
- a CDS encoding acyl-CoA dehydratase activase-related protein, which yields MRIGIPKGLLYYKYEIFMKTFFEELGCEVIVSPNTNKEILNLGVKYAVDEACVPIKVFHGHVAYIKDSCDFMLIPRIMRLYPREFICPKFCGLPEMIKNSIPHMPPITEGEIYAYDEKKFFKYLNDVGKNITRDKRKIYKAYEKAVALQKDHKTIVTNINQNMKIALLGHPYNVQDSFMNMNIVKKLNKLGVGIITEENLQDEDINKYSKELLKRPFWTFARKSYGCAVKLWESKEINGIIYLSSFACGIDSVVIELIKDKIGEFPFLILKIDEQTGEGGFNTRVEAFVDMIERRKKYEDNISPSRERLHCS from the coding sequence TTGAGGATAGGTATTCCTAAAGGATTATTGTATTATAAGTATGAAATATTTATGAAAACTTTTTTTGAAGAATTAGGTTGTGAAGTTATAGTATCTCCAAATACTAATAAAGAAATATTAAATTTAGGGGTTAAATATGCAGTAGATGAAGCTTGCGTGCCTATTAAGGTATTTCATGGCCATGTGGCATATATAAAAGATTCTTGTGATTTTATGCTTATACCTAGGATCATGAGACTTTACCCTAGAGAATTTATATGTCCTAAATTTTGTGGACTTCCAGAGATGATAAAAAATAGTATACCGCATATGCCTCCTATAACTGAGGGAGAAATTTATGCTTATGATGAAAAAAAGTTTTTTAAATATTTAAATGACGTTGGAAAGAATATTACTAGGGACAAAAGAAAAATTTATAAAGCTTATGAAAAAGCTGTAGCACTTCAAAAGGATCATAAAACAATTGTTACTAATATTAATCAGAATATGAAAATAGCATTACTAGGTCATCCATATAATGTACAGGATAGTTTTATGAATATGAATATTGTAAAGAAACTTAATAAACTAGGAGTGGGGATTATTACAGAGGAAAATCTTCAAGATGAAGACATTAATAAATACTCAAAGGAACTTCTAAAAAGACCTTTTTGGACATTTGCTAGAAAATCTTATGGCTGTGCAGTTAAGCTGTGGGAAAGTAAAGAAATTAATGGAATAATTTATCTATCATCCTTTGCTTGTGGGATAGATTCTGTAGTTATAGAACTTATAAAAGATAAAATAGGAGAATTTCCTTTCTTGATATTAAAAATAGATGAACAAACAGGAGAAGGGGGATTTAATACTAGAGTAGAGGCTTTTGTGGACATGATAGAAAGGAGAAAGAAATATGAAGATAACATTTCCCCATCTAGGGAACGCTTACATTGCAGCTAA
- a CDS encoding 2-hydroxyglutaryl-CoA dehydratase, translating to MKITFPHLGNAYIAAKMFFDEIGVDYVVPPLSNREALKIGALYSPEEMCLPFKIMIGNYIQAIEKGADTVIIVGSCGPCRFGEYCELQLKLLRRLGYDIKFIVLDHPGDIGMKELLARGGQIIQSSSKSNGEKIRLGLKALRGINLMDEIEAKAHYYAGYEVNKGECKRLLQNCRKHVVEAENINTALNTLKEYRNKICGIKMDKNKKPLKISIIGEIYTVIEPFSNLYLEDKLMDYGVSSSRTLTPSWWVKDAALKNFKLNSISIRKASREYLPLYIGGHARECIGEAVLASRNGFDGAIQLFPMGCMPEIVSKAILPNISKDKDFPIMTLVLDEMTGQNGYITRIEAFLDLLERRRERCII from the coding sequence ATGAAGATAACATTTCCCCATCTAGGGAACGCTTACATTGCAGCTAAAATGTTTTTTGATGAAATAGGTGTAGATTATGTAGTTCCGCCCCTTAGTAATAGGGAAGCTTTAAAAATAGGAGCACTATATTCACCAGAGGAGATGTGCTTGCCCTTTAAGATAATGATAGGAAATTATATTCAAGCTATAGAAAAAGGAGCAGACACAGTTATAATAGTTGGAAGTTGTGGCCCCTGCAGATTTGGAGAGTATTGTGAGCTTCAGCTAAAACTGTTAAGAAGATTAGGTTATGATATAAAGTTTATAGTACTGGATCATCCAGGAGATATAGGAATGAAGGAGCTTTTAGCGCGAGGAGGTCAAATAATCCAAAGTAGCTCTAAGAGTAACGGAGAAAAGATAAGATTAGGGCTTAAAGCCCTTAGGGGAATAAATTTAATGGATGAAATAGAAGCTAAAGCACACTATTATGCAGGATATGAAGTTAATAAAGGGGAATGTAAAAGATTACTTCAAAATTGCAGAAAACATGTGGTAGAGGCAGAAAATATAAATACAGCGTTAAATACACTTAAGGAATATAGAAATAAAATATGTGGCATAAAAATGGATAAAAATAAAAAACCTTTAAAAATTTCAATTATTGGAGAAATTTATACAGTAATAGAACCATTTTCAAACTTATATCTAGAAGATAAACTCATGGATTATGGTGTTAGCAGCAGCAGAACTTTAACTCCCAGTTGGTGGGTTAAAGATGCAGCTTTAAAAAATTTTAAATTAAATTCTATTAGTATAAGAAAAGCCTCTAGGGAATATCTACCTTTATACATAGGAGGTCATGCTAGAGAATGCATCGGAGAGGCGGTTTTAGCCAGTAGAAATGGATTTGATGGAGCAATTCAATTATTTCCTATGGGGTGTATGCCTGAAATAGTGAGTAAGGCAATACTACCTAATATATCAAAGGATAAAGATTTCCCGATAATGACTTTAGTGCTAGACGAGATGACTGGGCAAAATGGTTATATAACTAGAATAGAAGCTTTTTTAGATCTTTTGGAGAGGAGAAGAGAAAGATGTATCATTTAG
- a CDS encoding polysaccharide deacetylase family protein, protein MKKKALFFAMYLFLFLFILNNYLNINKTAYTKVNENDVKSTESKNIYLTFDDGPSPIVTDKILDILKENNVKGTFFLIGNKVEENTDVVKRIYKEGHGIGLHTYTHNYKKIYKSREGFIQEMLQCSDEVYEVTGVKSNVIRFPGGSNKHLDEEFLAQLHGYGFKIYDWNMQLRDGIDYRIPAHKLYEQGTKNSDKFTNIFLLMHCDAVNKNTYEALPDIIKYYKNKGYEFQVITEDTPENHFRTRSINK, encoded by the coding sequence ATGAAGAAAAAAGCCTTATTTTTTGCAATGTATTTATTTTTATTCTTATTTATATTAAACAATTATTTAAATATTAATAAAACCGCATATACAAAAGTTAATGAAAATGATGTAAAAAGTACAGAAAGTAAGAATATATACTTAACTTTTGATGATGGACCTAGTCCTATAGTAACCGATAAAATATTAGACATTTTAAAAGAAAATAATGTAAAGGGTACATTCTTTTTAATAGGCAATAAAGTAGAAGAAAATACAGATGTAGTTAAACGTATATATAAAGAAGGGCATGGTATAGGGTTACATACTTATACTCACAATTATAAAAAAATATATAAAAGTAGAGAAGGTTTTATTCAAGAGATGCTTCAATGTAGTGATGAAGTGTATGAAGTTACAGGAGTTAAAAGCAATGTAATTAGATTCCCTGGAGGAAGTAATAAGCACTTAGATGAGGAGTTTTTAGCACAGCTCCATGGATATGGATTTAAGATATATGATTGGAATATGCAGTTAAGGGATGGTATAGATTATAGAATTCCTGCTCATAAGCTTTATGAGCAGGGGACTAAAAATAGTGATAAGTTTACAAATATATTTTTATTAATGCATTGCGATGCTGTTAATAAAAATACCTATGAAGCATTACCTGACATAATAAAATATTATAAAAATAAAGGATATGAATTTCAAGTTATAACAGAAGATACTCCGGAAAATCATTTTAGAACACGCAGTATCAATAAATAA